Proteins found in one Triticum aestivum cultivar Chinese Spring chromosome 4D, IWGSC CS RefSeq v2.1, whole genome shotgun sequence genomic segment:
- the LOC123096676 gene encoding uncharacterized protein, translated as MVLEDESSDDNSSLPYMHSETSTDGLNQVSFSLEDPDYKGLELDLIVLCEKHGKPSERLVAFEGTMTGRRFLACAEPEGQNCGFVQWVDEQWPPTMENALLKLWSMVEESKSARVNDNLQSALTIHQLTEEKNKLDADYDKLVKDVHQLVDFQQDRVVDFSYLQSAVTYQHQCRAELGAGMNAEMAKKDAAAQKLQQKYELLCNLTSAQATVIQNLKLKNMKEKELLSEARINLELKNAEFTKFEEKLTQEKLELKLQVADLLKLKENHNEEKQMQEFKITELIKAEEKLKKKIKGIQAILQN; from the exons ATGGTTCTGGAGGACGAGAGCAGCGACGACAACTCAAGCCTCCCGTACATGCACTCCGAAACCTCCACCGATGGGCTGAACCAG GTGTCTTTCTCTCTTGAGGACCCGGATTACAAGGGTCTTGAGCTAGATCTGATAGTGTTGTGCGAGAAGCATGGGAAGCCATCAGAGAGGCTTGTTGCGTTTGAAGGAACAATGACTGGGAGAAGGTTCTTAGCATGTGCAGAGCCG GAAGGTCAGAATTGTGGGTTTGTTCAGTGGGTTGATGAGCAGTGGCCCCCAACAATGGAGAATGCATTGCTGAAGCTTTGGTCAATGGTTGAAGAGAGCAAGTCTGCTAGGGTGAATGATAATCTTCAAAGTGCTCTAACTATTCATCAGTTGACAGAAGAAAAGAACAAGCTGGATGCAGACTATGACAAGTTAGTGAAAGATGTGCATCAACTTGTGGACTTTCAGCAGGATAGGGTTGTGGATTTCAGTTATCTGCAGTCTGCTGTCACATATCAGCACCAATGCAGAGCTGAATTGGGGGCTGGTATGAATGCAGAAATGGCAAAGAAAGATGCAGCTGCACAGAAGCTTCAACAAAAGTATGAACTCCTGTGCAACCTGACAAGTGCTCAAGCAACTGTCATCCAAAACttgaagttgaagaatatgaaagagAAGGAATTGTTGAGTGAGGCTAGGATAAATTTGGAGTTGAAGAATGCAGAGTTCACAAAGTTTgaggagaagctcacccaagagaagCTAGAGTTGAAGCTCCAGGTTGCTGATCTGCTGAAGCTCAAGGAAAACCATAATGAAGAGAAGCAGATGCAAGAGTTTAAGATTACTGAGCTCAtcaaggcagaggagaagctgaagaagaagatcaAGGGGATCCAGGCCATCTTGCAGAACTGA
- the LOC123096675 gene encoding uncharacterized protein: MAAVACCGDRRWRAQATASHRRDLYGDSKTHFFVYWTTDRKNGCSNLDCDGFVPVNLATITPGDTLEPSHGHMNITLKIFKSKEDGDWWLHFGHDIDNLSPVGYWPKSLLNGMQDHADDIEWVGSTFSYSGEISPPMGNGHWPRSNSAASFRNVQYIDRNGKGYYPPMGSLHAFESHKQCYRTSVFQLQVQGNMFYYGGPGGCTG; encoded by the exons ATGGCTGCGGTGGCGTGCTGTGGCGACCGGCGGTGGCGGGCgcaggcgacggcgag TCATAGACGTG ATCTATATGGTGATAGCAAAACACATTTCTTCGTATACTGGACG ACTGATAGGAAGAATGGATGTTCTAACTTGGATTGTGACGGCTTTGTACCTGTAAACTTGGCTACTATTACTCCTGGAGATACTTTGGAGCCATCTCATGGACACATGAATATTACATTGAAGATATTTAAG AGTAAAGAAGATGGAGATTGGTGGCTACACTTTGGACATGATATCGATAATCTTAGCCCAGTAGGGTATTGGCCAAAAAGTCTTCTCAATGGCATGCAAGACCATGCCGACGATATAGAATGGGTAGGAAGTACTTTTTCCTACTCTGGGGAGATTAGTCCACCGATGGGCAACGGGCACTGGCCAAGAAGCAATTCAGCAGCATCTTTTCGGAATGTTCAGTATATTGATAGGAATGGTAAAGGCTATTATCCTCCTATGGGTAGTCTTCATGCTTTTGAGAGCCACAAACAATGCTATCGGACTAGTGTATTTCAGCTTCAGGTCCAAGGCAACATGTTCTACTATGGGGGCCCAGGTGGTTGCActggttaa